In the genome of Caldisphaera lagunensis DSM 15908, the window TTTAGATAAAGATTTAAGGTATGATAGAACCAGAAGGGAAGCAAAAATATTGGCAACGGCATATTTAAATAGAATTAATGTTCCTAAACTATATGCTGTTTATCCTTCTGTTGGATTGATAATAATGGAATATATCGAGGGAAACACATTAAAGGATCTCTTCCTTTATGAACCTGAAAAATACATACCTTTTTCCTATTTTGCTGGTATAGAATTAGCAAAAATACATAAAGCAAATATAATACATAATGATTATACAACATCAAATATAATAGTAAGAGATGAAAAGGTGTTCGTAATTGATTTTGGACTATCGGATTACTCAACAAGCATTGAAGACAAGGCTGTTGATATACACTTATATAAGAGAGCTGTAGAGAGCACTCATGCATCTATTTCAGAAAAAATAATGAAGGAGTTTATAAGAGGTTATTTAAAGGAAACTGGAGAAGAAATTGGAAATAAAATCATTAAAAGGGCTAAAGAAATAGAATTAAGGGGTCGTTATGTCGGGGAAAGAAGAACAGTTTGGAAAACTTAGCATTTGTATTGTTTCCCAAAATGAAGGAAAAATAAAAGAGATACAAAATATTTTAGATAATTTTAATATAAAATTAAAAAAATGTAATGCAGAAAAAATTGAAATCCAAGATGAAGATATAGATAAAATAGCAATTTATGCTGCATTAAATGCATATAAAAGTGTTAAAGAACCATTATTAGTTGATGATTCTGCCCTTTATATTAGATCGTTAAATAACTTTCCGGGAGCATATACAAACTTTGTTTATAAAACAATAGGAATTAAAGGAATCCTAAAGCTTATGGAAGGAATTAATGATAGATTTGCATTTTTTAAAACAAGCCTTGTATATATAGATGAGAATGGATATAAATTATTCAATGGCATTGTAGAAGGTAATATAGCCTATGAACCTAGGGGAAAACATGGATTTGGATTTGATCCTATTTTCATACCAATGAATTGTAATAAAACATTTTCAGAAATGGATATAAATGAAAAAAATAATTATTCACATAGATCTAAAGCCGTTAATGAATTTGCAAAGTGGATCATAACAAAGAAATTATGAAAGGTAATACTTTCTTACACTTAGTTTTAACGTTATTTTGCAATAATAACTCATGGTGTATTGGCTTGGAAAATGTATTAGATATGCACATAAATAAGCTTATAGCAAGAAATGTTGAAGAAATATTATCGCAATTAGGTGATATAGAAAAAAGATACAATAGCTTAGGAGAAGATGATGAATCTAGATTGGAGAAAATTGTATTAAACCATATGAGAAAAATATTACTTGACGATTTAAGGCAAATAACTGGTTTTTCAAGCTATTACGGATATGATATTAGAGTTGAACCAAGCGTTTCATTAGAAAATTCAGAGGCTATTACCTAGTTCAAAAGCCTTAATATTTATTTCAGGGTTTCTCATTGTTTTTATTGATTCTTTAATGGAATCTATATTAATAAACTTGCTTATTTGGCTAAACTTATATAATGCCCCTAATAATATCATATTTTCTGATTGATAGCTACCTATTTTTTCAGCTAACTCTTTTGTTGGTATCAAATAGTATTTTATATTATTCTTTTCAAATTCCTTAATAATTTCTTCTTTTTTTGGCAATTTAACCCCCGGTATGGGAGGTCTTAATATAGTATCAGAGGATATAACCATACCATCTTTATTTAAATAATCAACGTTCCTTGCACTTTCAATAAGTTCCATAGAAAGTAAAATATCTGCGCCACCTTTTGGTACAAGAGGCGCATATACATTACCTAACCTAACGTGAACTTCCACGGATCCACCTCTTTGGCTTAATCCATGAGTTTCAGCAATTAATACTTTAACATCATTGTTTACTGCTGCTTCACCAATTATTCTAGCTAGTGTTACTATACCTTGACCTCCAACACCAGATATTACTATATTTAGTTTTGAATTCATTGCCATACGCTATCCCACCTCTTATCTATAATTTTTACAGGTTTAATTGCATCGTATGGGCATGTTTCAGCACAAACTCCACAACCTGTACATAAACTTGGCTCAATCCATGCTTTTTTGTCTTCCTTAACAAAAATTGCTGGACATGCAAACGCATTATAACAAATACCGCACGCTGTGCATTTATTTTCTAATACCTGGTAAATTGGTATTTCAATATGGATTTTGTTTGCAATTCTAACAGCATTTAATGCACATGCTTTTTTAGCGATTGCTACGGCTGGTTTCTTTTCTTTAACAACATAAGATAATGCCTCTTTTAACATATTTGTTGATTCCTTAATATT includes:
- a CDS encoding indolepyruvate oxidoreductase subunit beta, which gives rise to MAMNSKLNIVISGVGGQGIVTLARIIGEAAVNNDVKVLIAETHGLSQRGGSVEVHVRLGNVYAPLVPKGGADILLSMELIESARNVDYLNKDGMVISSDTILRPPIPGVKLPKKEEIIKEFEKNNIKYYLIPTKELAEKIGSYQSENMILLGALYKFSQISKFINIDSIKESIKTMRNPEINIKAFELGNSL
- a CDS encoding Kae1-associated kinase Bud32 gives rise to the protein MVLFDDLINPEKFLNLQLIKRGAESEIRLGYFLSTKAIYKIRVKKIYMNDDLDKDLRYDRTRREAKILATAYLNRINVPKLYAVYPSVGLIIMEYIEGNTLKDLFLYEPEKYIPFSYFAGIELAKIHKANIIHNDYTTSNIIVRDEKVFVIDFGLSDYSTSIEDKAVDIHLYKRAVESTHASISEKIMKEFIRGYLKETGEEIGNKIIKRAKEIELRGRYVGERRTVWKT
- a CDS encoding XTP/dITP diphosphatase, producing the protein MSGKEEQFGKLSICIVSQNEGKIKEIQNILDNFNIKLKKCNAEKIEIQDEDIDKIAIYAALNAYKSVKEPLLVDDSALYIRSLNNFPGAYTNFVYKTIGIKGILKLMEGINDRFAFFKTSLVYIDENGYKLFNGIVEGNIAYEPRGKHGFGFDPIFIPMNCNKTFSEMDINEKNNYSHRSKAVNEFAKWIITKKL